TCTGTCATGAACTCTACTATTGTCTGAACAAAGTTCTGTCTAGACACACTAAAGCGCCAACTTTTcttatgggtgatttcaattttACTTGTATTCAGCGGAATGATTCCAACTCCGTTGTAACTACTAATTCATCCGAGTGTTTAGCTTTCACTGATCTCTGTTCTACATTTAACCTTTCTCAGCTCATAAAAGAACCAACTCGCGTCACCCCCTCATGAGCAAATGtgctcgacctcgtgctcacgaACTATCCCGATTCCCTCTCTTCCCTAACCCCACTGCCAGGTCTATGTGATCACCTTACAATGCACTTTACTACGCCATCACGCTCACGCCGCACTTCGAAACAGTCTAAAATAATCCGCAAGCCATTTCAAGCCATTATTACTGCTTTGGAAAAGTTTGTTGAGTTCTTTCCGCAGTTCTGGGAACGCACAGTGCATGAGAACTGCCGGTTATTTCAGACGCAAGTGAAAGCGCTCATCGATAAATATATTCCGCTGAGACAAATATCTAACAAGGGACGTTCGCCCTGGTTCAACCTATCCTTAAAACGCCTATTAAACAAGAAAAATCGCATGTTCTGCCGCTGCAAGAAGCTTTTCACTGACAATGCAAGGTTGGATTATCAACATACCGCTGCGGTGTATAAGCGTGCCCTCATCGGTGCCAAACACCATTATTTTCATTCCACCCTTCCTTCTTTAATTACTTCAAATGCACGCAAGTTTTGTAATGTTATCGCCATGCGCGAATCCGATGAAGTTCGCTTGAAGAACGATCGAAGATTATTTGTCCCAAATAAACAGTGCTGTATCCTACTCAATAACACATTTTCATCATCTTTTTCACAAGTTGCACCAATAACCTTTCCTATTTCTGCACCTTACCTCTTACAAATGGACCCTATTGCTATCGACTGGGTAGGAATTTCTAAACTTAGTCAAGTTGCAAAAATTTCATCGTCAGCTGGTACCGATGGTAATGACTGCAAGTTCTTTAAAAGCACACAGGCGTATTCATCCATTATACTGTCGTACATCTTTTCGTAGTCATTACAGAGTACCACGTTGCCAGACGACTGGAAGGTGGGAAAGGGGATTCCGGTCCATAAATCTGGTGACGTGCATAGCCGGCACATCTACAGACCTGTTTCATTAACGTCAGTTCTATGCAAGCTGCTTGAACACATAATATATTCTAGCCGAATGTCGCATCACGAATCGAAGTGTTTGTTCACACcaatcagcatggttttcgcaaaCACCACGCCTGCGAAGCTCAACTGCTCGTTTTTACCAACGATTTGTTTTCCATTTTGGATTGTTCAACATTTGtggattgttttttttcttgaattttgCGAAGGCATTTGATACTGTGTCACATCAACTACTACTTTTTCAGCTTAATAAACTAAATCTTTATACTAATCTCATAAAGTGGATTCAGTGCTTTTTGCAAGGCGGTGCCCAGTAGGTTACAATTATTGACTGTGACTCACCTGTATGCCCCGTAACACccggagttccccaaggctccAAACTAGGACATTTGCTTTTAcctaatttatattaacgaccttcctgaTTCCATTGATTCACAAATTAGACTCTGCGCAGATGATTGTGTATTATATAGACAAATATCTAAGCCTTCTGATGCAGCCACTCTTGAATATGATCTGAATAACATCTCCACTTGGTGTCACACCTGGTCTATCAAACTAAATATTGGTGAGTGCAAACCAATGAGAATACCGCGGACGCCTAACCAGTCTTCATGCACATACTTCCTTAATAACTCACCTTTAACTTCCTTCTCTGATTATAAATAAACTTGGCGTATACATTACTGACAACCTATCACGGAAAACGCACGTTGAACATATCACTAATAGTGCTAACCGAACATTTGCTTTCCTTCACCGTAATTTCTTCCTGGCTCCAGTGTCCCTAAAACTACTTCTATGTAATACTCTTGTACGCCCGAAACTAGAGTATGCCTCTTCCGTTTGGGATCCACACACCAAATCATTCATACAAGCCCTCGAATCGATTCAAAATCGCTGTGTTCGTTTTATACTTTCTACTTATTCTCGTCCTGCCAGTGTAACGCTTATGAAGAAAACATTAGATCTCCCTGACCTTTCCTTACGCCGTCGTATTTCTCGTTTATGCCTCTTTCCCAAAATATATGTCACCAACGAAACTCTAAAGCAATCACTTTTCATTACTCCCACTATACTTTTCATCCCGCATGAACCACCGATTCAAAGTAGGCGTGCCAAGCTGCAGGACTAATCTTTATTGTGATTCGTTTGTTCCCAAGACTAGCGCGGACTGGAACTGTATCGGTTTGGCGAACGCGCGATGCATGACACGGGAGTGTGATGTGAACAAGCGCGTATTGGGCGGCCTTTATATGCCGAGCAGAACGAGAACCCTCGCCGCACAACCATATCTTCAGGGGGCGGGTTTGACGCACGCTGCGCAAGATACGATACATCATCCTTGTTGCATAAAACAATGGAAATTACTGCTTAAACTCAAACCAATCTTGAAAAACGATTCTTCACTTGCGTGGATAGCAGCATACCTTTCCATGAGAAGTCAATGTGTAACAGTGGATGGTGTTAACTCAAACTCAGCGCGCGTGAAATCAGGTGTTCCACAGGGTTCTATTTTAGGGCCACTGTTTTTCCTGTTATTCATTAATGACAATCTgtaaaaataaaactttttgcagacgactgcataCTATATCAAGAAATTCGCAGTCCGAGTGATCATGAATCTTTAAACACAGCATTAGCCACACTGAACACATGGTGTATAAATTGGCAAATGACAATTAATTACAAAAGAACAGTCGCAATGAGAGTGACGCGAAAAAAAACAACTGTTTTTGTTTACTTACCACATTGACGGTCATGCTCTATCGGAGGTCTCTGCACATAAATACTTGGGAATAATACTCACATCTGACTTAAAATGGAATGACCATGTCGAGTACATCGAAAAAAGGGCCATGAAAAAGCTTGGTTATCTAAGGAGGAGGCTTGGAAATGCCACGCCGGACATAAAACTTCTAGCATACAAGACGTTTATTAGACCATCGTAGAATACGCAGCAGTAGTATGGGATCCCTTTACTGCGTTCAACATAGAAAAACTAGAAAGGGTTCAAAGAAAATCTATCCGATATGTATTTAATAGTTATAGCTGGCAGACGTCACCCTCACTCCTCTTGCAAAGGGCGGAACTTGAACAACTACAAAGAAGAAATACGGAAAGGTTGAAAttcttttatttggtttttcATGGAACGATTGGACTTGACAAGATATTATATATAAAACCCGCATCTGAATGTGCAGTGCGCTTTTGTCACTCTAAGAAAGCCATAGATTTTATCAATCGCACTGATACgttcaaaaattctttttttccaagaacaacCCGTGAATGGAATTGTTTACCAGCTGATGTTGTAGAATGTTAAACAGTTGATTTATTTATAGATGCACTGAGGAACCGATCTTGATCGTTTGTTCCTGTAGTAAAAATTGTATAGTGATGCATTTCATTGTAGAAAATGCAAGGTTTTTCTCTGTGTGCAgttacttttcattttttttacttcgctATGTCTTTGTGATGTTTTATGTTGCAACTTTTTGTCATCAAAAATTATGTATGCCCACTTCTGCTTAAGGCCTGGTACTCAGGCTAGCActatggaataaataaataaataataaaaaatccAAGAGCATACATTCAAAAGGTGTTAAGGTTTCATTCACGGCACTGAACAAAGTTTTCGTTATAAGCTAGGCGTTTAGGTGCCTTGCGCTGTCGCTGTGATCTTCATAGAATTGGTGATGCGTCTATGCCCGTGCTAGGCGCCGCATCACTGGACCCCGGCAAGGGCAAGGTCATTGGCCCCTCTTTTGCCGTTGTAGACTGCGCTTCATCCTCGTTGCCTTCAGGAAGGTCAGGGCTGAAGGTCTCGCTGGTTAGCAGCAGGTGTCTACGATTCCGTCGCAGGAGCCGCCCCTGCTCTGTCGTGACGTCGTAGGACCTGGGGTGTCCGGACGATCTGAGAACTTTAGCTTTGCTTGTCCAGGCCCCTTTTGAACGCAGACGAACCGTGGCCCCTGTTTCGAGCGGCGGCAGCAGTCCTCCGGGGCGATTGGTCTGGGAGCGCTTCATGATGGCGTGGTCCGGTCCAGTCCCCACGTCCGGCAAGGTGTTGCGTAATCTTCTGCCTTGTAATATCTCCGCTGGGCCCTGTCCGCACTCTAGTGGTGTTGTCCTGTAAGCAAGGAGACCAAGCCAGAAGTCTTGCTTTGCATCATGCGTTTTTTTAGAATTCTCTTGATAACCTGAACGCCTTTTTCGGCCAAACGATTCGATTGCGGAAATCCTGCATTAGATGTGACGTGCCGAAAGTCTTATGCCTTTGCAACGGACCTGAAGTCAAGACATGAGAATTGAGGGCCATTATCTGTCTGGACTTCCAATGGTATGCCATACCTAGAAAATATGGCGCTGGTTGCCTGAATAACCGTGCTCGCCGATGTGTCTCGTAGCTCTTGCACCTCTGGAAAATTTGACAGGGCATCGTATACGCTGAGGTACGACCGTCCGCCGTACTCAAAGTTATCGATGCCAACTTTATGCCACGGCTGTTTAGGCACAGGGCGCATCAGCAAAGATTCTTGTGGTTGCATGTATGCATACTTCCTGCAAGTAACACATTTCTGCACGAATGCTGCAATGTCAGCGTTAATGCCAGGCCAGAAGACAATCCGTCTTGCCCTTTCTTTGCATTTGTTGATGCCCATGTGCCCTTGGTGAAGTTTGTCGAAGGTGTCCCTTCTCAAACTACTGGGAATGATTGCTTTGCAGCCTTTCAACAGCACACCTCGTACCTGCGCCAGCTCCGAAGAGAACGGCCTCAGCGGACCCTCAATGGGTAGCCCGTGTTCTAAATTGTTCAGCACCCCTTTCAGGTATGCATCTCGACTCGTTTCTGAGGCCAGCTGTTCCCATGTTTCATTGCTGACGAGGGATGAAACGACACTCACCGCGTGCACTTCCACGTCATCGCTGCTGACGTCACCGGCACGACTTGAGGTGGGAGCCCGTGACAGCATGTCGGCCAGTAGCAGCTGTTTTCCTGGAACGAACCGCATTTCCGTGTCATAGCGCATCATTCTCAAAAAGAATCTTTGCAGCCGGGGCGGCATTTCACCAATTGGTTTCTGAGCGATAGCCAGCAAAGGGTGATGATCAGTCTCTACAATGACTTTTCGGCCATACACAAAGTGGTGAGAGCGTTCGCAGCCATAAACGATAGCCAACGCTTCTTTCTCAATTTGCGAATAGCGCTGCTCGGCTTCAGTTAGCACTCGTGAGGCATACGCAACCGGCTTCCATATCTCATTGTTGCACTGGAGCAGCGCCGCTCCGATTCCATTCTGCGATGCATCGCACGATACTTTTGTCACCTTAGTGGCGTCAAAAACGGAAAGTACGGGCTGCCTGCTGAGGTCGGTGCATAGTTGCTGCCACTCAGTCGCGTGGTTTACAGTCCATTCAAACATTGTGTCTCGCTTCAGGAGGCTTCGCAAGAGCGTTGTACGTTCTGCTAGTGACGGGAGGTACTTGCCGAAATAATTGGCGACTCCTAGCATTCTCTGTACTGCCGATTTCTCCTCCGGCGCGGGTGTCTCCAGCATGCATTTTATCAGCGAGGGGCTTGGTCTGATGCCGTCCTTGCTGATCACATCGCCAAGATACTCTATCTCTTCTACGCTGATGGTGCATTTGGCCTGGTTAAAAGTTAAGCCCGCTTGTTCGGCTGCTTGTAGCGCAGATCTTAGGCGCGCGTCATGTTCTTGCCGAGTTGGGCCCCAGATAAGAACGTCGTCGACGTAGACTCGAACGCCCAGAAGACCATCAAAAATCTCTGTTAAAGTTTTCTGAAACACCTCTGATGCGGATGCTATACCGAATGGTAATCTCAGGAAGCGGTACCGGCCGAACGGCGTTGAGAACGTGCAAGTTTTAGAAGTCTCCTCATCGAGCGGTATTTGATGGAATCCCTAGTTGACATCTAAGCGGGAGAACAGCATCGCGCCAGACAACTCAGCTTCTATGTCCTCACTCCTAGGCATCTCGTAGTGCTCTCGTTTCAGGCATTGATTTAGTTTTCTTGGGTCTATGAAAATGCGTAGCTTCCAGTCTTTTTTACGAGCAATTACAAGTGGACTCACCCAGTCTGTCGGTTCATTGACTTTTGTGATGATGTGGGCCCGTTCCATGCGCTCTAGTTCTTCCTTAAGTGGTTTCTGGAGAGTCAGGGGTACACGTCGAGTTGGTTTGACCACTGGTACGGTTCCCTTGTTGAGGACCATCTTGTAGGCGCGTTTGACGCAACCCGTACCGGTGAAGAGGTGACGGAATTCGTTGACAATTTCTTCCTAGCTTGAACGAGACACTGCGTGTATGCGAGGCATCAGCCCGAGTTGCTCACTTGCGTTTAAGCCCAGGATGGCCTGTCCTTTGTGCACCACGAAGAAGTCGAGTGCAGTGGTGTGGTCGTCCACTGTCACTTCTAGGCGAGTCAGCCCTGCGTGTTTGATTACTCCACCTCCATACGAGCGAAGTACTGCGCGGCTGGGCTTCAGTGCTGGCTTCGGATGCATCCTGCTGAACACTCCAAAAGGCAACAAATTTGCTTGCGATCCCGTGTCAATCTTCAGTGTAACTGCGACGTTTTCGACTTGCACCT
This genomic stretch from Dermacentor silvarum isolate Dsil-2018 chromosome 2, BIME_Dsil_1.4, whole genome shotgun sequence harbors:
- the LOC125942923 gene encoding uncharacterized protein LOC125942923 isoform X1, translating into MTRKCGSFQENSCYWPTCCHGLPPQVVPVTSAAMTWKCTRTTPLECGQGPAEILQGRRLRNTLPDVGTGPDHAIMKRSQTNRPGGLLPPLETGATVRLRSKGAWTSKAKVLRSSGHPRSYDVTTEQGRLLRRNRRHLLLTSETFSPDLPEGNEDEAQSTTAKEGPMTLPLPGSSDAAPSTGIDASPIL
- the LOC125942923 gene encoding uncharacterized protein LOC125942923 isoform X2, yielding MDQIVGKQLLLADMLSRAPTSSRAGDVSSDDVEVHADNTTRVRTGPSGDITRQKITQHLAGRGDWTGPRHHEALPDQSPRRTAAAARNRGHGSSAFKRGLDKQS